The Litoribacterium kuwaitense DNA window AACGACCATCGATTACAAAATAGGTTATTCAGACGAAACGATTCTATCTTTTGAAATATATAAACATCAAACATTAGCACCGGCTTATAATGAAAATGCCTACTATACATTTAACCTTGAAACAGGAGAGTTATTAACTCTTAAGGATTTCTTAGGACAGGACTTCAAAACCATTGTGACAGAGAAAGTAACAAAAGAAATGGAAGAGAGAATGAAGACAAACCCTGAGGATACTTATGATACTCATTTTCATGAAATATCTCCAATTGACGAAAATCATAGCTTCTATATCAATAAAGAAGGTGAGATTGTCGTCACATTTGCAAAGTATGAAGTAGCTGCAGGCTATATGGGCGTTCAAGAATTTTCTGTTGGACATATTGATAGATGAAATGTAAAGGTTTGGCTGTGATAAGCCTAACATTACCGTCTTCACATAAGTCCAGTTCATTTCTCAAAGAAACTAAAAAATCAATAGCTTGACCGATAAAAAACTGGTAATTTATACGAATTAATGAGAAAATGAGAAAAATATATTGTACACGTAGAAACATAATGTACATTGCAAACCGATGAGTAAGTAATTAAGTAATGAAATGAGGGGAACGATTGAATGAAAAGGTGGATTAATAAAACCTTTGTCGTCCTCGTCACAATGGCTACATTCGGTAACATTTCACCCCAAGGGGCGGTTGCGGATAATAGTGATACACACAATCATCAACAACCGAAAAACCCTCCATTTGCAAACGAGGTGGAGCCTCCTCAACTTCCAAAAGAATTGAACATGTTGAGTGTGGATTGGCCGGATGCTCTAGCTTGGCAGCAGGAAGCCGAACAATTTGAGAATCGAGAGGAACTGATTGCTTCATTTATTAATTATGCGACAGTGCATGCCTCGCAGGTCACTTCGACCAAATTTGGAAAAGCGATGGCGCCTCGAGTTCGCAAAGGATATGCTGAAGATGTGGAGCCAGGACTTAAAAACGTTCTACGTACACTGGCTGAAGGACTAGATGATCACCGCATTAAACAGCTCATGTTTACGAGTGTTCCTGCCGGCGGCACAGGTGAAAAAATCTTTCATATTTACGACGGCGAAACAGGAAATGATCTTTTCCGTTTTCACGTAAGAAGAGATCATCCTCCAAAAGATCAGTACTATTTTAACTTCCATTACCATACGAACCATGACAATTTTCAAGCGCATTATGAAATTGCCTCACTCCCATGGGGGATGAATACACCTCCCCACTGGACAGTGTGAAGACTTAAAACCTGCTTTAAAAAGCAGGTTTTTTTATTTGGCGAAGACGCTATTTTTTCAATGAAAGGGGATTCTAAGGGTCGCTCTGATTGCCTTCAACAATCACTTCTCAAGTCAAGTCGCGGCGGATGGTCCTCGGTCATTTTCAACGTGCCCTTGGATTCTGTGCGTGCAATTCGTATAACAAGGATTTCAGTAGTCATGTAAAGAAAGATTAATAGAAGGAATTGTAGCAAGGTCATTTTAATGAGGAGAGAGTTACTTAATGAGAATTCCTGAGGGTTGTTTTGAAAAAGCGACAGTATTTATGAAGTCAAAAGCTCGAGGATTAGAGCGCTCTCGGTTTGAATATCTGTTTGAAAATGCTAGTAAGGAAAGTGTGATCGCGCAACTAAAAGCTTATCAAAATGAGGACGGCGGTTTTGGTCATGGCATAGAGCCTGATTTTTGGCTGCCACTTTCCTCCCCTATGGCTACATGGGCGGCTGGGCAAATTTTGCTGGAAATAGATGCAGATGCAAATGAACCAATGGTTAAGTCAATGGTTTCTTATTTGGTAACTACATTGAATATAGAAACAGGGATGTGGGCCTCTGTACTACCCGAAAATAATGATTATCCACATGCACCTTGGTGGCATTGGCAAGAAGGTGTGCAAGTAAATTGGATGTTTAATCCAAGTGTAGAACTGGCTGCTTTTCTCGTGCATTGGTCTCCTGAAAAAAGCAAGGGTGCGGAAAAAGGCTGGACCTCAATAGGGAAAGCAATACATCGTTTGATGAATCAGACTGACATGGACAGACACGAAATTAACAACTATCAACAATTTCTAAAAATCATTAAACCTTATGAATCTACCTTTAGCACTAAATTTAAGTATACATTGGATACCGTTTCTGAAAAAATCGTGGCGTTAGCCGAACGTAGTATTGATAAGATCATTTCTACTTGGAAAAATGGATATAAAGCACTTCCTTTAGATTTTATTGATATTCCTGAGCACCCTCTATGTGACAGACTAGGTTTGTTGGTTGAACAAAATTTAAATCTATATGTTGAAGAAATGTCTGACGAAGGAATTTGGGACATTTCTTGGAGATGGGGGAGTTATCCAGATGAATTTGAAGTTGCACGAAAAAATTGGCAAGGGATTCTTGCCATTAATAGATATAAGCAACTTAGGGCTTTCGGTTATTTAGAATAGAAATTTTATATCAACTTTTTAATAACTTACATTACTAATAGATTTCATGAAACGATCAAGCAGATGAACATCCATCATGTTCAATAATCTAACTTATTTTCGTATTGTACATAAGCTGTTATAGAAGACATGCTGTAAATAGGGTTTGCTAGTTCAGTGAAATGGGAACGTCATAAAAGCAAACTCAGCTAGGTCTTCAACCCATTGAATGAGAGGGAGGAATCCGTATATGAATATCGCTTTTATCGGAACAGGTGTTATGGGAAGAAGCATGGTGCGCAATTTACTCAAAGAAGGGCATACCGTTCAGATATACACTCGAACGAAAACGAAGGCCGCTTCACTGATCG harbors:
- a CDS encoding YpjP family protein, giving the protein MKRWINKTFVVLVTMATFGNISPQGAVADNSDTHNHQQPKNPPFANEVEPPQLPKELNMLSVDWPDALAWQQEAEQFENREELIASFINYATVHASQVTSTKFGKAMAPRVRKGYAEDVEPGLKNVLRTLAEGLDDHRIKQLMFTSVPAGGTGEKIFHIYDGETGNDLFRFHVRRDHPPKDQYYFNFHYHTNHDNFQAHYEIASLPWGMNTPPHWTV